cacattgtatgtattcgaatacatgtttCAAGAAAatcatgtattcgaatacaacttatgTGTAATCGAATACACGTTTCCAGAACaacctgtattcgaatacaaccagTGTGTAATTGAATACAGATTCGCATTTTTCCCCAATATATAAGCTTTTTCACGTTTTTTATGTTACTTTCTGCATTTTCAATAATCGATTACAAAccttcttcattttcatttcttcAAAGATTTTATCCTCTCTTACATGCAATTGTTACACAATTGCTCTACCAACATACATTGCATCTAAGATCACTCTAAACTCACAACTATcacttcaaaatcaaatttctcaaaccaaaaCCCCATTTTTCCACCAAATCACAAAACCTTCACTATCACCATGGATGCTCGCAAAAGAGGGTCAAGAACCAATCATGCTTCAGTGGGTCCTTCCAAAAAGAGGGCTAGAACTGATAATGTGGCAGAATTATCTCGCTTGCTTATCCTACTAGAAGAAATCGACCGGTTTCACACATACTACTCCGACAAAAGGATCATCACTCCTAAGTCTGGTACTCTTGATTCTTTTTCTGCTTTTAAGTTTCCTTAGTTACTTAAGGTATAACATTTATAAGAATTCATTGGTTATAACGGTCCTATTTATCCTGACTTAGTTAGGGTATTTTATTGTAATGTCAAGAAAGAAGGGTATAAGTTAATATCTCAAGTTAAAGGCATAATCATTTGAGGGAGAGAAATTTAGGACAGGAAGTTTATGTGAATGggaaaaaaatcacaaaatatgATGCTTATGTCTCATTATGTCGGTTTGACAAAGACACCATGGAACGAAAAAGGACACAAGATGGTTCATAATTTAGTAGGCAATGATATGGAGTTGGAAATCTAACTGTTGACTACAGGCTCTTACATTACTTTCTGAGTTATATTTTGGTTCCtaaggctggaaattactcgCAAATCTTTAATCTCAAAGTTGAAAAACTTAACCTAGACAAAGGCTtgccaaatataaaatatgaattagatGTTCTTTGTGAGGAATGTCAAAAAAGGAAACAGACAAAATCatctttttcttcaaaaaatgttGTTTTCACTTCTAGACCACTTGAACTTTACATCTTGACTTATTTGGCCCTGCAAGAATAGCCTCTATCAGTGGTAAAAAGTACCGAcctgttattgttgatgactatTTCACATGGACATTGATAAAGCTCCTTAAACATAAGGATAGgtcacataaattttttattaccTTCTGAAAACAagtgcaaaatgaaaaaggtcTTTGTATTGCCATTTGAAAATAAGCCTTTTGAAAACTTCTGTAAAGCGAATgaaatttttcgtaatttttcTTCTCCTAAAACACCTAAAAAAAAGgtgttgtagaaagaaaaaacaaatctcTTCAAGAAATGAATGTTGCGATGCACTTTTGTGCAAAAGTAGTGAACACTGtatattatattcataataaaatatatattagaccTATTCTTAATAAGACTTCTTATGAAGTGTGGAAAGGAATAAAACCCAATAATTCATACTTTCATCAATTTGGTTGCACATGCTACATTTTGAATACGAAAAATAATTTAGCAACTTTGATTAACAATCTCAAAAGTGTAACGTTTATGGTACTCTAAAAGGTCTAAAGCCTATAGAGTATACACTAAAGATACACTTATTATTTAGGAATCAATTCATGTCATGTTTGATGACAAAAAGCTTGATCATAACAAGTCAAAGCTAGATGTAGATTTTGTAGATTTACAAATATCAAAGAAACTAGAAATATCATAACAATACACAACACCAACTTCTAATGAATCAAAATGTGTAATTGATAATTCAAGGGCAGGCAATAATGAACCATCTGGACTCTTTCATCATATGAAGTGTAAATGATCCTCGAAAGACCAAATATGCATTTAAAGAAACTTATTTGTCTGTACTGTTGTCTGAAATTGAACTTTTAACAATAGAAAAACTCTATCAGATGATGATGGATAATGGTCATGCAAGAAGAATTGAaccaattcaaaagaaaatgatGAATGGGATATTGTACatgctccaagagcttggtatgatagactatgcagttttttattaaaaaatgattttgaaagagGTCAGGTTGACGGTACTTTATTTAGAATATCATTATAGAATGACCTTCTCATTGTccaaatatatgttgatgatttaaattttagttcTACTAACTACAAGCTCTatcaagaatattttaaattaatacagAATGAATTTATGTTGAGCAAGATGGGATAACTAAAATTCTTTCTTGGAATCCAAATTTGACAAAACCTAAAATGGTGCATTCATTCATCAGACCAAATATACAACATAATTGCTTAAGAAATTCAAAATGAATGAATGTAAGCCTATGTCTACATCTATGGATCCAACATTTTCTCTTCATAAGGATGAATCAGGTAAAAAGGTAGATCATCAGGTATGCAAAGGGATGATTGGCTCtcttatttacttaatttcCTCTAGATTTCAGCCTCATCCTAAAGAATCCTACTTTACATTTGTTAAAAGGATCTTTAGATATTTGAAATGTACTAATAATCTTGGTATGTGTTATAGGTCATTCTCTGAGTACAAGTTAGTAAGCTTATGTAATGATGACTATGCTAGAGACAAggtagaaaggaaaaacaacCAATGGAAACTATACATTCCATGGTGAGAATCTAATTTATGGGTCAAGAAAAACACAAGAGACTATTGCTCTATCTACAGtagatacaaaatatatttcagcAGCTAGTTGTAGCTGTAACACCCCAGCCATTACCTTTACCGACGGTGCTACATCACGAAATTCTCGACCCATATCCACCTAGTGGAAATAgcatacaaaatatatttcagcAGCTAGTTGTAGCTGTAACACCCCAACCATTACCTTTACCAGCGGTGCTACAtcacgaccttctcgcccccTATCCACCTAGTGGAAATAGCGAGATTTTACCTTCTGTGGGATTCCAGCCTGATACCTGGGAGATAAGTACCGACTCCACAcagtcccactaccaattgagccaAAAGGCGCCTTTTATGTAACACCACAACCATTACCGTTACCGGCGAtgctacctcacgaccttctcgcccccTATCCACCTAGTGGAAATATCGAGTTTTTTTCCTTATGTGGGATCCAAGCCCGGTCCTGGGATATAAATACACCCTATCCACCCATCTATGAACTCTAGATGTTGGTACAAcatattgattttatatttaatcattttgttttggtatgtggatgacatgttggtGGTAGGCCCCAACAAAGATCTGGTCCAAGAATTGAAGGCACAATTGACTAGAGAGTTCGATATGAAAGACTTTGGACCAACAACCAAGAttttagggatacaaattcactATGACAGAAAAGATTGGAAGATTTGTCTCTTTGAAAAGAATTATCTAAGTAAGGTTTTGCAGCGCTTCAACGTGCACGACAGTAAGCCAATTTCTACTTCAgttttgtcaattttaaattatcttaaGTATGAGTCCTAGCAAGGAATCAGAGAAGATGGAAATTATTTGATTACCATATGCATCAGTGGTGTGAAGCCTTATGTATGCCATGATATGTATAAGACTAGAATTGCACAAATTGTGAGGGTGGTTAGTTAGTTTATGGTAGAACCTAGTAGAGGGCATTGGAATGTTGTTAAAAGAATCATGAGATATATTAAAGGAACCTTAGCTATTGCATTATATTTTGGAAAATCGGAATTAATTGTCACGAACTATGTTGATTTAGATTATGCAAATTATCTTAATAAGAGAAAATCCACTACTAGCTATTTGTTTGCATTTGCAAGAGGAGAGTTTGTAGCTAAGATACATAATGTTGTAGCTTTGTCTACTATAAAAGTTGAATACATGGAAGCTACCTAATTTTGCAAGGAAGTTGTTTAGATACAAAGGTAAATGGAGGAACTCGAGCATAAGCACTAGAAAATTCCTTTGTATTGTGACAATCAGAGTATCTTGCACATTGCCATAAATTCAGCCTTTtattcaaggacaaaacacataAGCTAGTATTGCAAAGGCTAGTACTACACAATAATCTTttcaatatttgtatttttttcatatCTGTAGTCATCTTCTTTATAACATCATCAACTTTATCTTGGTTTTCTTCTAAGATGcattgtatttttcaaactttcaTAAAATACAAGTCAGTAGTTGGATATGATAAACTTGATATCAATTTTGTGATTTCATAAAATGGTTCTAAGAGCTCATATATGCTTCCCTCTTTTTCCCATTCCTTGTCAGATGGACAATGTCAATAATTCATATCTGCCACTTAGAAAAACTCAAAtgcttttatatattttaagacACTTTCAagcattaaatatatgttattctaCCTTGTAGGCACATCTAATCTTTAACCATTGTTAATGCTTATTCCCGCAGTATTGACACAATATTTAAACTTGATCATCTTTCCATCAGAATCTTTAATATACTTGACACTATCTCTAATTTTCTTGAGTGCTTCATTGGCCACTTTTAAACCCTCTTGaacaattaaattttgtatatgGGTTGAACATCGAACATGAAAATACTCGCCATCACATAGAAAATTGCTTTGTACACATATATCCTTTTTCAAATGGTCTTGCATGTTAACATTGGAAGAGGCACTATCCAAAGTAATAGAAAATACTTTCTTATCTATTCCCCATTTCTTTAAGCAATCAAATAAAGTGGCTTCTAATACAATACCATTGTGTGGGGGTTTCATTCGACACAAGTTGAGAACTCGACTGGTTAACTTCCAATGTTCATCAACCAAATGAGCGGTTAAACAAATATAACCCTCACTAGTAGATGTTGTCCAAACATCTGAAGTAAGACAAATTCTATTTGGAATCCTAACCATGATATCCTTAAGCTTAGTTTTctctttgttatatattttctcAATATCCAACACAATGGTATTCCTAGAAACCATTTCGGCATAAGGATTCAAATAATACACTCATACTCAAATTTTCTCATACTCAACAAAGCTAAAAAGAAGATCATGTGAAATAATAACTACATCAAGCAAATGATATGGGTTTTTTTGGTTGATTCTAATTATGTTAGAAGGTTCATCTTAATTAAAAAGGTTTAACAAGATACTCTTACAAAAGAAACATGACGGATTAGATGTGAAGTCCAATAATTGTgcttcaaattagggttttttctAATAGTAAATTCATTACTACAAAAGTTGCATGCAGTCTTTTCAATCCCATTTTCATCACcaacttttgtaaaaaattcCAAACAATTGACATTGTTTTCTAACGTGTATCAGTACTTTCAAATACTATAAAAGGAGCTTCACCAACCACTTCATCTTCTACATTCATATTTATATCCATAGACTCCATACTATAATCTAAAAGGAAGATCTtatgcattttaaaaaaataacatacaatTAAATAGCCTTATAGATGATCAGTTTTCATAAATGTATCTAAACAGAAATCAGTCCCACAATGGAAGATTCTGGTATTTATTATTCATACATAAACGTGACATATATATTGCATTAAGTTAATAGCCTTAATTAGGAGCGAATGACATCATTCAATTCAACTAGTAAGGGTTTCAACTTTCaacttcatttatttaattaatgcaaCTATTTTACAAACTAATTTCGTTTTCTATTAGGAAATGGAAGAAGGTGGCAAATGGTAAAGAAACTAAAATACTTAATCCGacttaaactaaaataataatatcaacgAAGTATTATTCCACTAAATAGGTTGGGTATATTGATTAAACGAACACCACGTCATGGTTAATATCTAAAATACAGGACACTGAaacaccatatatatatatatatatatatatatatatatttcttataagattaatatattaatcttCTAAAGAACAATGTTATGGTAATGATCACAAATAAGAATATTGAGAGGAATCATAAGAGGAATGGTCTTGTATTTTCTAAAAACTAGTTAATCCAATATGATAATGAGCCTCACAAAAATCTGATAAGAAGCATCATTTAAGAAGCATCATTTTGATATTAgtttcaaaagtaaaaaatcTAATATAGGGTAAGAAGTGTCAGAGAAGATGTCAAGTCAAAAGTATGTGTCAACTCAATTTCTTGACGTGTGTCAAAGACATGTCTAACAGATGTCTGaaccaaataaatatatttataattgggCACTGTTAAGAGGTGTATTAGACGTGTTCGAGAAGTGTTGTTGTCTGAAACAGAAACGTGTTTGACATGCCAACACAACTTTAAAGAGGTGTTCATGCTTCATAGCTATTTATATCTAAATCTTTCTCAAGTGTTTCACCTACAATTATTATTGATATCTCTCTACCtcaaatagtaataataaaaatagttaaaaggaagcataatgaaaattaaaaggGAGCATCTGCACAGTAATAAGCAGTGCCCCATTTGTCAATTTGAATTATAGTCAACAATTTAGCATTAGCTGAATAAATGTCTCACAATGCAATGCACCACAACACATAAAAACCTAAAACAATGTTCATCTGTTCCAAACTAACATAGCAGAATGATGCCAATGACATTTTCAGGAACCTTGAACAACAATTCTAAACACACAGTTGGCACCTTAGAAATCAAAATATCCactcaaaatttcaaacaaaaaacaaagaCTCTCACAACAAAATAACAACAAGAAATGCAAAACTAAAACAACATTCCTGAATGCAACCGATTGCAAACTCTTAACATAGGTAAAAGTTCAAGtaccaaaaaagaaagaaaaaaatagaaaacgtTCGTAAGTGTGGTTAAATTAAGACACAgaacaataaaataaacttttattttttaagtttttacagCTCTCAAAGTCCTGTTTGTTCTTGATAACAAACATGAATTCATTAGACAATGTAGAATATATCAACAAACTAGAATAATTTCCATATTTTGCAATCAAAATAGCACAAAATAAAGCATGAGAAAGTGGGTACTCAGTACATGTTCTTTTTCCTTCCGTAATAGCATTTTAAGAGCCAGTTTGCAACGGTATCAACACAGAAAAGAGATTCAGGCAGGAAAATAAACAAGTGCTATAGTAACTTACAACAAAAACAAGAGAAGGTAGAGCCGATGAACTTGAATAGTGGCATGAACGCAAATAAATGAAGGGAATGAATAGAGGAGAAATTGGACATTGTGTGCTTCATTGATTCTAGGGTTCCATGGGTAAGAGTTGGTCTTCTGTTCCCAGATTGTAAAAATAGACTGAAATGAAATGGGCCATGAGGCCCTTTGACCGGcgttcaaaaaaaattaaaaaaattaaaaaatagtggGCTGGCGCATAAAAAAAGCTCATTAATAGGGGCTTATAATTTGAAGCTTGTAATGAGTTTAATAAAAGGAACTTAAAGATTTGAGGTTTTTTTGACAGCTCTCATCAAGATTAATAAACTTGGCATTTCACTTTAATGCATGCAACAATGCTTACTTCCAACCTCAATGGAAACTGGGAAGCATGGTTGAAAACTGTAACTATTATGAACATTATATTCTCACAGAATAATACAAGTGTTACCtcataaatactaaaataataaatttgttttacaCGCATACGTTATAGTCCAAACTTATTTTAACATGAAAATTAACATTTGTAGCCCAATAAAACAATTGTGAGTAAGAATTGAAAATaagttgattttaaaatttagataatttcTAAAATGTCATCAGTGCAATCCTTCATGATGTCAAATTATATGACAACAATAATTCAACTTTGGGTAATTTAAAAGTGACAATTTTCAGATCATAAGTTCAAGAGCCCTGCAATTTCAAGCTCTCCAGCTGCTCCCTCGCTGTAACCTAATGTCAAGAAATGAATTAACAACAATTTAGCCATCAGTCAGATTTCATAGAACAACACTACAATTTAGCCAATAAGTTCAGCCACTTTAAAAGCTCATCCTAGATAACCATTCAACAAGCCTAAACTCAAATTTGGTGAATAAATACAGGGAAGAACAACAAACATAGACATCAATGCAAATTCGCATTACGAATTTGAGAATTCAAGCATAACTTACACTCCTTTGGTTAACATTTAAATCTTATAAGAGAACATGGTTATGCGAccatacttttaaaaattttacaTCTAAATCCTTGTTTATCAATACTTTACGAAAAGTGTGGTACCACATAAAAACAACTTTATCTGCAGggctatttttttaaaagccatTCGTTAAACCAAGATTCCTGACTAAAATTTCTACATGtgcttatttttataaacaaattaaagcaaCAAATTAAGATGAACCTTACATTTCACCAAAGTGTACCCCGAAACAACTCACTTGTCTAATTTGAATATACACAGACTTTCGTCCAAGTTATTGTATGACCACAAATTTCTAATTCTTTCAATAACCCATACTATACAAGCATTAACatattaatcaacatatattctaagaattgaaataaaaaccagCAATACTAACTTGCTCTAATTTCAGATCAGCCTCTTTGAGTGATCGCAGAAGATGAACTATACGGTTTTGAAGTTTTTCATTTTCTGCAGCAAGCATCTGAGCCTGCAAATAATATCATTGGTAAAAGGACACAAtccatttcaaaaaattaaatgtatataAGTTGTAATTTGTAAATGAGTATAACCTTCTGTTTTTCTGAACTTAATTCAGCATTTGCAACTTCTAGCTTTGACTGAAGATCATTAACCATTTTCAACTGTTCCTCATTCCCAGCATCTGAGAAAGTTTCATAGAAATGTAATTTACCCATAATATAGGAACCAACTTCAATCTGAAAATACTATTGCTTTGTGTTGTGTACCTTAGCACCTACCTTTTTTACTATTGATGGCAGCTTCAAGTTTTGATAAGCGGTCCTAAAATATATTGTGGTAAGACATTAGTAAGAAAGTAATTTACTTAAACAAAAAACTTTGACAAAACTCGTACGAAAAAGTGACAAAGAGAGGTTTAACTAAAGTAATAGTGAAGTAACTCAGTTTTCGAGGCAAGAGGAAACAAGGTGACAGGGACATTTACAACATAATGATGATTAATATCAATGTCACTCCTTATATCATAAAGACTTCGAAGTTTTTCCAATGCCAACAGAGAAATTTCATTTAAAACTCTCTTTTTGTTTCCTTACAATGGAGCCATGCCTTACAATTCAGTACAAAAATATCATGTAGTAGGTAGTGCAGCAAACCTATTGTAAGAGAACATGGTGAAAAACTCTATTCTATATCTGCACAAGATATAAACAAATTGTAGGAAAGCAAGGGAAACAGAATGTCTATGGATAATAATTTCCGCAATTTCACACTGATCAGTTCAGAGTTAAACCCAGTATTAACCTAAAGTATCACTAAGTTCAGTTTCACATAATCTAGGATGGTTGACTCACCAACAGATTTACTCACTAAACATCCTACCTAACACTCAAAACTTCATGCCAGcatgaatataattttattcaaaataggAGGAATGTTGAAGCAGGACAAGGGGAAAAGGGGCAATTTCTCGTAATTTCAACACAATAACAACCAAGCTTTATCCCACTAAGTAGGGTCGGGTACATGGATCAA
The genomic region above belongs to Cicer arietinum cultivar CDC Frontier isolate Library 1 chromosome 4, Cicar.CDCFrontier_v2.0, whole genome shotgun sequence and contains:
- the LOC101495451 gene encoding uncharacterized protein, coding for MVESVKVNDLELTLKPFFRRASEAEDRLSKLEAAINSKKDAGNEEQLKMVNDLQSKLEVANAELSSEKQKAQMLAAENEKLQNRIVHLLRSLKEADLKLEQVTAREQLESLKLQGS